One Turneriella parva DSM 21527 genomic region harbors:
- the mnmA gene encoding tRNA 2-thiouridine(34) synthase MnmA, protein MRVLCAMSGGVDSAVSAFLLKQQGHEVIGANMRFWEYKEPLPLSPPLDKGRGAEGGVGSCETPVLVKNKLTSCCSPEDMADAERSARGMGIPFYALKMEADFRVNVIDPFVADYENGLTPNPCVHCNTYIKFGEFYEKATALGFDQIATGHYADIVHLPNGRYAVAPAADRKKDQSYYLYGMSQESLARTIFPLAKMIKDEARRIAEANNIPVARKPDSQEICFIPDNDHKAFLKREGVSMRPGYFRDRLGAILGKHEGSVGLTIGQRKGLGVAGFAEAQFVLEILSNGDVILGPREELERRTFYIRDVVFQGVAEDDRAWSEGVPCNVQIRYNGQPLAAVAYKVETPLMASLRIELDTPAWAVTPGQAGVLYDRDGGFILAGGKIRLVPPED, encoded by the coding sequence ATGCGTGTTCTGTGCGCCATGTCGGGCGGCGTCGACTCTGCCGTCTCTGCCTTCTTGCTGAAACAGCAGGGTCATGAAGTCATCGGCGCCAATATGCGCTTTTGGGAGTATAAAGAACCCCTCCCCCTGTCCCCTCCCCTTGATAAGGGGAGGGGTGCCGAAGGCGGGGTGGGGTCGTGCGAAACACCTGTCCTGGTGAAGAACAAACTCACCTCGTGCTGCTCGCCAGAAGATATGGCAGATGCCGAACGCTCGGCTCGCGGAATGGGCATACCGTTCTACGCGCTCAAGATGGAAGCCGACTTCCGTGTGAATGTCATAGATCCTTTTGTCGCCGACTACGAGAACGGGTTAACTCCCAACCCGTGCGTGCACTGCAACACCTACATCAAGTTTGGCGAATTCTATGAAAAGGCGACAGCACTCGGCTTCGACCAGATCGCTACGGGTCATTACGCCGACATTGTTCACCTGCCGAACGGGCGTTATGCCGTCGCGCCCGCAGCTGACCGCAAAAAAGACCAGAGCTACTATCTCTATGGCATGTCGCAAGAGTCACTCGCGCGCACGATTTTCCCGCTCGCGAAGATGATCAAGGACGAAGCGCGGCGCATCGCTGAAGCGAACAATATTCCCGTCGCGCGCAAGCCCGACTCGCAGGAGATCTGTTTTATACCCGACAACGACCACAAGGCGTTCCTGAAGCGCGAGGGTGTCTCGATGCGGCCTGGGTATTTTCGCGACCGTCTGGGCGCGATACTCGGCAAACATGAAGGTTCAGTGGGATTAACCATCGGCCAGCGCAAGGGCCTCGGCGTGGCGGGTTTTGCCGAAGCGCAGTTCGTGCTCGAAATTCTCTCGAATGGCGATGTCATTCTTGGCCCCCGCGAAGAGCTCGAGCGCCGCACGTTTTATATTCGCGATGTGGTTTTCCAGGGCGTCGCCGAAGACGACCGCGCGTGGTCAGAAGGTGTACCGTGCAACGTGCAGATTCGTTACAACGGGCAGCCGTTGGCGGCGGTGGCATACAAGGTAGAGACGCCATTGATGGCGTCTCTACGGATTGAATTAGATACCCCTGCATGGGCAGTGACACCCGGCCAGGCGGGGGTACTCTATGACCGTGACGGCGGGTTTATTCTTGCTGGTGGCAAAATTAGGCTGGTGCCACCAGAAGATTAG
- a CDS encoding rhodanese-like domain-containing protein has protein sequence MVEQLSVHDLKKKMDAGEKFLLVDVRNDNELDICKFETALHIPLHLLTARYTELPQDAEIILTCHHGGRSMQAANFLVNQGYRNVSNLMGGIDAWASHIDPNMAKY, from the coding sequence ATGGTTGAACAGCTTTCAGTGCATGATCTCAAGAAGAAAATGGACGCGGGTGAGAAATTTCTGCTCGTCGATGTGCGCAACGACAACGAACTCGATATCTGTAAATTCGAGACTGCGCTGCATATTCCGTTGCACCTGCTGACGGCTCGCTACACAGAGCTGCCGCAAGACGCTGAAATTATCCTTACCTGCCACCACGGCGGGCGCTCGATGCAGGCCGCAAATTTTCTGGTGAACCAGGGCTACCGCAACGTCAGTAACCTGATGGGCGGCATCGATGCCTGGGCGTCGCATATCGACCCCAACATGGCGAAATATTGA
- a CDS encoding DUF4180 domain-containing protein, producing MPNTAVAEIDSQEILIANGADVLGLIYAHEEDNLILHQRNIAPEFFDLSTGIAGEVAQKLANYRRRIAVVGDFSDIDSKSLRDFIYESNRRGNIFFVASSEEARAKILAQVIKPS from the coding sequence ATGCCGAATACCGCGGTAGCTGAAATTGATTCGCAGGAGATATTGATTGCGAATGGTGCTGATGTTCTGGGTCTCATCTATGCGCACGAAGAAGATAACCTGATTCTACACCAGAGAAATATCGCGCCTGAATTTTTTGATCTTTCGACGGGCATCGCGGGCGAGGTTGCGCAAAAGCTTGCTAACTACCGCCGGCGCATTGCGGTGGTGGGTGATTTTTCTGATATCGATAGCAAGAGCCTACGCGATTTTATTTATGAGAGCAATAGGCGAGGCAATATATTTTTTGTTGCGTCGAGCGAAGAGGCAAGGGCAAAAATTCTCGCCCAAGTTATAAAACCGAGCTAA
- a CDS encoding Ig-like domain-containing protein, with amino-acid sequence MKKIKKNIISTLAVAGIILGGFGCFPSNSTDQPGQGQTNNGGGNTPQEFTFTIAPAEGTTQIALHTKLRITFDQAMDVTTLTTHSSTVCSGSVQLSRDNFVTCVSMQSVAPQMSQGNTVAEFAPIEGMAGAFNHKVRLTTEIRSISGSSLRETYTQTNGFTPDNIAQCIASCDADLEACGGGAGPETELGAYCLELRNQCTTACN; translated from the coding sequence ATGAAGAAAATCAAAAAGAACATCATTTCGACCCTTGCGGTTGCGGGTATAATTCTCGGTGGGTTCGGCTGCTTCCCGAGCAACTCTACCGACCAGCCTGGGCAAGGCCAGACGAACAACGGCGGAGGCAACACTCCTCAGGAATTCACGTTTACTATCGCGCCTGCAGAAGGGACGACGCAGATTGCACTGCATACCAAGTTACGTATTACTTTCGATCAGGCCATGGACGTCACCACGTTGACAACCCACAGTTCTACAGTCTGCAGTGGATCAGTGCAGCTTTCGCGCGATAATTTCGTGACCTGCGTGTCGATGCAATCTGTCGCGCCGCAAATGAGCCAGGGCAATACCGTGGCCGAGTTCGCGCCTATCGAGGGCATGGCTGGTGCCTTCAATCACAAGGTACGGCTAACGACAGAGATCAGGTCTATTTCTGGTAGTTCACTGCGGGAAACCTACACGCAGACCAACGGCTTCACGCCTGACAATATTGCGCAATGTATCGCCTCTTGTGATGCAGACCTTGAGGCCTGCGGTGGCGGTGCGGGTCCAGAAACGGAATTGGGCGCGTATTGTCTTGAGCTCAGAAATCAATGCACTACGGCGTGCAATTGA
- a CDS encoding WbuC family cupin fold metalloprotein gives MKPPIQIITSTLLDELENRARDSARQRTNHNFHATFEENPNRFLNVMVRGTYVTPHRHTTPPKSESFVVLRGQLLFITFDDQGDLKTVTRLSASDNYGIDIGPGIWHSIIVESETAICFEVKPGPYAPASDKDFAPWAPREGEVGCEAYANEVYTRALKYFT, from the coding sequence ATGAAGCCCCCTATCCAAATCATCACTTCTACCCTGCTCGATGAACTCGAAAATAGGGCCAGGGACTCAGCACGCCAGCGCACAAACCACAACTTTCATGCAACCTTTGAAGAAAACCCCAACCGTTTTCTGAACGTGATGGTCCGCGGAACCTATGTCACTCCGCATCGCCACACGACCCCACCGAAAAGCGAAAGTTTTGTCGTGCTGCGCGGGCAGCTGCTTTTTATTACCTTTGATGATCAGGGGGATCTAAAAACCGTCACGCGCCTGTCAGCCTCTGACAATTATGGCATCGATATCGGCCCGGGCATCTGGCACAGCATCATCGTCGAAAGTGAAACCGCAATCTGCTTTGAAGTAAAGCCCGGCCCTTATGCTCCGGCAAGCGACAAAGATTTTGCGCCGTGGGCACCGCGCGAGGGCGAGGTCGGGTGCGAGGCGTATGCAAACGAAGTTTACACCAGAGCGTTGAAGTATTTTACCTAA
- a CDS encoding 7TM-DISM domain-containing protein, with protein sequence MRQTLFTCIVSLIISAAPLWPGQIAGEINITADVEFIEDMPPQLAFEQVEAQKSLPWQRVGKNATHFGFSRSAYWFRIDLKKFASFAAQKKIYAVFAWKALDSIEVFYRDAAGNTQKQIAGDGYPKSTWSLPETHFPAVQIQPDQVSGRLLFIRLQSTSIKNFPILLKTEGAYLHDLKRELTIIVIYSTITLILIAFAFFLYAISRDMNFLLYTGYLVSIALAFDTTFGNAFDLLWPNSTWWQNRAGFTLVGAQIIFSTLFVSRLLDFRKFLPRADFVCNALAIFCAISLPVSLLDLPVVWFSTLYSLIYLVSIPAFFGIGIYLLPKSGLHVRLFIIGWAILFFFGVFHILYLRSVLEYSGWIVYAAVLIFPVDILFFFMAAWEKQRLADRERLRLLDEKMQALIARMPGESKAKYRKSSLTDVDVQSTLARLKILMDEEKIYLIEDLRLPDLAKTLGLNRTQLSELLNSHFQKNFANFINEYRVGEAQRLLVENPHENVLDIAFATGFGSKAAFSTEFKRVTGVTAKEYREKNLQKAANFAQNRS encoded by the coding sequence ATGAGGCAGACTCTTTTCACCTGTATCGTGTCCTTAATAATATCCGCGGCTCCGCTTTGGCCTGGCCAGATTGCTGGCGAAATCAATATCACTGCTGATGTTGAATTTATTGAAGATATGCCGCCCCAACTGGCATTTGAACAGGTTGAGGCGCAGAAATCATTACCGTGGCAGCGTGTCGGAAAAAATGCAACGCATTTTGGGTTTTCAAGGTCGGCGTATTGGTTTCGCATTGATCTGAAGAAATTTGCGTCATTCGCGGCGCAGAAAAAGATATATGCAGTCTTCGCGTGGAAAGCCCTCGACTCGATTGAGGTCTTCTACCGCGATGCTGCCGGCAATACACAAAAGCAGATCGCGGGCGATGGTTACCCCAAATCAACGTGGAGCCTGCCAGAAACGCATTTTCCCGCGGTGCAGATACAGCCCGATCAGGTATCAGGCCGACTGCTGTTCATACGCCTGCAATCCACGTCGATTAAGAACTTTCCGATTCTGCTCAAGACCGAAGGCGCGTACCTGCATGATCTCAAGCGTGAACTTACAATCATCGTCATCTATTCGACTATTACCCTCATTCTGATCGCGTTTGCTTTCTTTCTCTATGCCATATCGAGAGACATGAACTTTCTTTTGTACACGGGCTATCTAGTTTCGATTGCGCTGGCATTTGACACCACTTTTGGCAACGCGTTCGATCTTCTCTGGCCCAATTCAACCTGGTGGCAGAACCGGGCCGGTTTTACCCTGGTCGGCGCGCAGATTATTTTTTCGACACTGTTCGTGAGCCGTCTGCTCGACTTTCGCAAGTTTCTGCCACGCGCCGATTTCGTCTGCAATGCACTCGCAATTTTCTGTGCCATTAGCCTGCCCGTGAGTCTGCTCGACCTGCCCGTTGTGTGGTTCTCGACTCTATATTCCCTGATCTATCTGGTTTCGATTCCGGCTTTTTTCGGCATCGGTATTTACCTCTTGCCGAAGAGCGGCCTGCACGTGCGCCTCTTCATCATCGGCTGGGCGATTCTTTTCTTTTTTGGAGTGTTTCACATTCTTTATCTGCGCAGCGTGCTCGAGTATTCGGGGTGGATTGTCTACGCAGCTGTTCTCATTTTCCCTGTCGACATTCTGTTCTTCTTCATGGCAGCATGGGAAAAGCAGCGCCTCGCCGACCGCGAGCGTTTGCGATTGCTCGATGAGAAGATGCAGGCATTGATCGCGCGAATGCCGGGTGAATCGAAGGCCAAATACCGCAAATCTTCGCTGACCGACGTCGACGTGCAGAGCACTCTCGCCCGGCTGAAGATTCTCATGGACGAAGAGAAAATTTACCTCATCGAAGATTTGCGCCTGCCCGATCTGGCCAAGACGCTCGGCCTCAACCGCACACAGCTTTCAGAACTTTTGAACAGCCACTTTCAGAAGAATTTTGCCAACTTTATCAACGAATACCGGGTGGGCGAGGCGCAACGCCTGCTCGTTGAGAATCCGCATGAAAATGTGCTCGATATAGCCTTCGCCACGGGCTTCGGCTCAAAGGCGGCGTTTTCGACCGAATTCAAAAGGGTGACGGGCGTTACTGCGAAAGAATACCGCGAAAAAAATCTGCAAAAGGCGGCGAATTTTGCGCAAAATAGGTCTTGA